The genomic DNA GTGTCATCCTGCCGGTACCAGCGATCCTCCAGCGGGATGACGATGGAGAGGCCGGAGGCCAGGGCGCCGTGATGCAGCGCCTCCACGTCCGGGACCTCGATCTGAAGGTTGATGCCGCGCCCATAGGGGTGTTCCAGCGGCGCGGTGCGGAAGCGTCGGCCAGGCCCCGCGGCCTCCTGCAGCATCAGGTGCACCTGCCGGTTCCCGTCGCCGCGCAGGAGATAGGCGAAGCGCTCCTCGGGGCGCGTGACATGGAAGCGGAAGCCGAGGGGTCCGCAATAGACGGCCAGAGTGCGGTCGATATCTGCCACGTCGAGCTCGGGCACCACGGGAGGCGGGCGAAAGGACATGCCCGCAGCCTGACATGGCAGCGGCATGGCAGCCATACGCGCCGCAGCCATACCGGACGTGGCCTATCCCGGCAGCGGGCATGGGCGCAGGATGCCGGCGCGATGGTGACAGCGATGACGACCAAGACCGATCCGGCGCTGATGAGCGCTGAGGAACTGCTCGCGCTCTATGCGCGCCGGGCGATCAGCCCCGTCGAGACCCTGAAGGCCGTGACCGAGCGGGTCGCGCGCTACAATCCCTGGGTGAACGCCTTTGCGGCGCTGAATCCCCGCGCACTGATGCAGGCGGGGGAGAGCGAGGCGCGCTGGGCCGCCGGGCGGCCGCTGGGGCCGCTGGACGGCGTGCCGGTGACGGTGAAGGACCTGCTGAACGTGGCGGGCTTCCCGACCCGGCGCGGCAGCAAGATCACC from Roseomonas gilardii includes the following:
- a CDS encoding bleomycin resistance protein; translation: MSFRPPPVVPELDVADIDRTLAVYCGPLGFRFHVTRPEERFAYLLRGDGNRQVHLMLQEAAGPGRRFRTAPLEHPYGRGINLQIEVPDVEALHHGALASGLSIVIPLEDRWYRQDDTEAGNRQFVLADPDGYLLRFFTGLGRRPWRAAR